A genomic segment from Falsibacillus albus encodes:
- the cyoD gene encoding cytochrome o ubiquinol oxidase subunit IV: protein MSHQESHGSVKAYVTGFIASIVLTIIPLVLTLKHVLTGTALIVAIITMAVLQLLVQLFFFMHIRDGEKPRYNVWGLILGLFIVIVIVAGSMWIMAFNAQVA from the coding sequence ATGTCGCATCAAGAATCACACGGTTCCGTCAAAGCTTATGTCACTGGCTTCATCGCCTCAATCGTCTTGACGATCATACCGTTGGTGCTTACCTTGAAGCACGTGCTGACAGGAACTGCATTAATCGTAGCCATCATCACGATGGCGGTCCTACAATTATTGGTTCAATTATTCTTCTTCATGCACATTAGAGATGGAGAAAAACCACGTTATAATGTATGGGGACTTATACTGGGATTGTTCATTGTTATTGTCATTGTAGCTGGCTCCATGTGGATCATGGCTTTCAATGCACAAGTAGCTTAA
- the cyoC gene encoding cytochrome o ubiquinol oxidase subunit III: MSQAISHSNDNHEHHEDLSILGFWIFLVTDVLLFGTLFATFMVLRTHFDGGPTGKELFEAPGYITETFLLLTSSFTSGLATLALHKGKVNQLIGWLIITALLGMGFVGLEINEFSNMIAEGATISRSAFLSAFFTLVGTHGLHVSVGLVWMISIMIQLKTDGITSVMKRKVTMISLYWHFLDVVWIFLLTIVYLMGVM, translated from the coding sequence ATGTCACAAGCCATTTCTCATTCAAATGACAACCATGAACATCATGAAGACTTGAGCATCCTTGGATTTTGGATTTTCCTTGTGACGGACGTACTCCTTTTTGGCACCTTATTCGCTACGTTCATGGTGCTGCGTACACACTTTGACGGAGGTCCAACGGGCAAGGAATTATTCGAAGCACCAGGTTATATTACAGAAACTTTCCTTCTGTTGACCAGCAGTTTCACGAGCGGACTGGCAACATTGGCCCTGCATAAAGGAAAAGTAAATCAGCTGATCGGCTGGCTAATTATCACCGCACTCTTGGGAATGGGATTTGTAGGACTTGAGATCAACGAATTCTCCAACATGATTGCAGAAGGAGCAACGATTTCGAGGAGCGCCTTCTTATCAGCCTTCTTCACTTTAGTCGGAACCCACGGGCTGCACGTATCTGTCGGGCTCGTTTGGATGATCAGCATCATGATTCAGTTAAAAACGGATGGCATTACGTCAGTCATGAAAAGAAAAGTTACCATGATCAGTTTATACTGGCATTTTCTCGATGTCGTCTGGATTTTCCTCTTAACGATCGTTTATTTAATGGGGGTGATGTAG
- a CDS encoding DinB family protein, which translates to MNTTEDQRFICDRKPGYSPSIGRLISMMEYTRMTTLEAVAGLTAEELDYRIDGKGNSIGCLLYHMYCVEEVYQILTFEDREPTAEELLKLDIGLDLGEKAHEEIYGKELGFYSERLHSARERTLKEFKHVDDEWLDVVSPFGPKHQANHYFRWFHVFEDELNHRGQIRLIRNHMKRNG; encoded by the coding sequence ATGAATACAACAGAGGATCAACGCTTTATTTGCGACAGAAAACCCGGATATTCCCCTTCCATAGGTAGGTTGATATCGATGATGGAGTATACGCGAATGACGACCCTGGAGGCGGTGGCAGGGCTGACTGCCGAAGAGCTGGATTATCGGATTGACGGCAAGGGAAATTCGATTGGATGCCTTCTCTATCACATGTACTGCGTGGAAGAGGTGTATCAAATATTGACTTTTGAAGATCGCGAACCAACTGCAGAAGAGCTCCTAAAGCTCGATATAGGATTGGATCTCGGGGAAAAAGCCCACGAAGAAATCTATGGAAAAGAACTAGGTTTTTATTCGGAACGATTACATTCCGCTAGAGAACGTACACTAAAAGAGTTTAAACATGTAGACGATGAGTGGCTGGATGTCGTTTCTCCATTCGGACCGAAGCATCAAGCCAATCACTATTTCCGCTGGTTCCATGTCTTTGAAGATGAATTGAACCACCGCGGGCAGATCCGTCTTATTCGTAATCATATGAAGAGGAATGGCTGA
- a CDS encoding alpha-amylase, whose protein sequence is MAKRWISAFFVMMCAVLIFPIQQASASTSINGTMMQYFEWYLPNDGSLWNNLNNDASHLKNIGITGVWIPPAYKGQGQSDVGYGVYDMYDLDEFNQKGTVRTKYGTKAQLQSAISSLHNNQIQVYGDTVLNHRMGADATQWYNAVEVDPNNRNNTTSGAYDIQAWTVFNFPGRGNTYSSFKWDASDFDGVDWDQSRQLSGRVYRFTNKGWDWEVDGQNGNYDYLMGADVDYDNSAVVAETKNWGNWFVNTLNLDGMRIDAVKHIKFSFMSNFVNSVRNSTGKNLFAVGEYWNNSLGALENYENKVGWNMSLFDVPLHYRLQDASNSSGNYDMRYLFDSTMMQNHPVQAVTFVDNHDTEPGQSLQSFVQSWFKPLAYASILTREQGYPCVFYGDYYGIPSKGVPAGKTWIDKLLQARKNNAYGTQHDYLDDANVIGWTREGDSSHPNSGLATLIDDGPGGDKWMYVGTSHANQTWYDITGNRTDKVTIDSNGWGHFYVNGGSDSVYVPQ, encoded by the coding sequence ATGGCAAAAAGATGGATTTCTGCTTTTTTTGTTATGATGTGTGCTGTTCTCATATTTCCGATTCAACAAGCTTCCGCAAGTACATCCATAAATGGAACGATGATGCAGTATTTTGAATGGTATTTACCGAATGATGGATCGCTTTGGAACAATTTAAACAATGATGCTTCCCATTTGAAAAATATCGGGATTACAGGGGTATGGATCCCGCCAGCCTATAAAGGTCAGGGGCAGAGTGATGTCGGCTACGGCGTCTACGATATGTATGACCTGGACGAATTCAATCAGAAGGGAACCGTTCGGACTAAGTATGGGACGAAGGCGCAGCTGCAATCTGCCATCTCAAGTCTTCATAATAATCAAATACAAGTATACGGAGATACCGTGTTGAATCATCGGATGGGGGCGGATGCCACCCAATGGTACAATGCGGTGGAAGTCGATCCGAACAATCGGAACAACACGACATCAGGCGCATATGACATTCAGGCATGGACCGTTTTCAATTTCCCTGGAAGAGGCAACACGTATTCAAGCTTCAAGTGGGATGCCAGTGACTTTGACGGTGTCGATTGGGATCAGTCCCGACAGCTGTCAGGCAGGGTCTACCGTTTCACGAATAAAGGCTGGGATTGGGAAGTCGACGGCCAAAATGGGAATTACGACTACTTGATGGGGGCAGATGTCGATTATGACAATTCTGCTGTCGTAGCCGAAACAAAGAATTGGGGCAATTGGTTCGTCAATACGCTGAACCTTGACGGAATGCGGATCGATGCCGTGAAACATATCAAGTTCAGCTTCATGAGCAACTTTGTCAATAGTGTCCGCAATTCGACGGGCAAGAACTTATTTGCTGTTGGAGAGTACTGGAATAATAGTTTAGGAGCGCTTGAAAACTACGAGAACAAGGTCGGCTGGAATATGTCGCTCTTTGATGTCCCGCTTCATTACCGCCTGCAGGATGCTTCCAACAGCAGTGGTAATTATGATATGAGATATTTATTCGACAGTACGATGATGCAGAATCATCCCGTACAGGCTGTAACATTTGTTGACAATCATGACACCGAACCGGGGCAGTCGCTTCAATCCTTTGTACAAAGCTGGTTCAAACCGCTTGCCTATGCGTCCATTCTGACTCGGGAACAAGGGTATCCTTGTGTTTTCTATGGAGACTACTATGGCATCCCTTCCAAAGGTGTGCCAGCAGGAAAGACCTGGATTGATAAGCTTCTTCAGGCAAGAAAGAACAACGCGTATGGGACTCAGCACGACTATTTGGATGATGCAAATGTGATCGGCTGGACGAGGGAAGGGGATTCCTCCCATCCAAACTCCGGCTTGGCGACACTGATCGATGACGGCCCAGGAGGCGACAAATGGATGTATGTAGGCACTTCTCATGCCAATCAAACGTGGTACGACATTACTGGCAACCGTACTGACAAAGTCACCATCGATAGCAATGGCTGGGGACACTTTTATGTGAATGGCGGATCCGATTCCGTCTATGTCCCGCAGTAA